CGAGGGTGGACGGCACTCGGCGTTCTTCGGCGGTTACCGTCCGCAGTTCTACTTCCGCACGACCGACGTGACGGGTGTGGTGGAACTGCCGGCGGGCGTCGAGATGGTGATGCCTGGGGACAACGTGACCTTCAAGGTGGAGCTGATCAAGCCCATCGCGATGGAAGAAGGGCTGCGCTTCGCGATCCGCGAAGGGGGCCGCACCGTCGGCGCCGGCGTCGTTTCCAAGGTTCTGGAGTAAATCATGGTTGCCCCGAAGATTCGTATCAAACTGCGTGGTTTTGACCACAAGGCGCTGGACCAGTCCGCGAGCAAGATCGTGGACACGGTCCGGCGGACCGGGGCGGACGTGAGCGGCCCGGTGCCGCTTCCCACCCGCATCCGGCGCTTCTGCGTGCTGCGCTCGCCCTTCATCGACAAGGACAGCCGCGAGCACTTCGAGATCCGCACCCACAACCGTCTGGTGGACATCATGAACCCCACCAAGAAGACGATTGATTCCCTCATGACCCTCGATCTGCCCACGGGCGTCGACATCGAGATCAAGACTGTCGGGGGCCGTGCATGAAGGGCATCCTCGGCACCAAGATCGGCATGACCCAGATCTGGAAAGACGACCGCGCCGTGCCGGTGACGGTGGTTCTCGCCGGCCCCTGCCCCATCGTGCAGCGCAAGACTGCGCAGACTGATGGCTACGAGGCCGTCCAGATCGGGTACGCCCCCAAGGCCGAGAAGCGCGTCAACAAGCCTATGCAGGGTCACTTCGCCAAGGCGGGCGTGGGACCGATGCGTATCCTGCGCGAGTTCCGCGGATTCACGCCTGAGGGTGACACCGTGACGGCCGAGATTTTCGCTGCGGGCGAGAAGATCGACGCGACTGGCACCAGCAAGGGCAAGGGCTTTCAGGGCGTCATGAAGCGCTGGAACTTCGCGGGGGGTCCGGCGAGCCACGGTTCGAAGAAGTGGCACCGCCGCCCCGGTTCCATCGGCCAGCGCAAGACGCCGGGCCGCGTGTACAAGGGCAAGAAGATGGCCGGTCACATGGGCATGGAACGCGTGACGGTTCAGAACCTTGAAGTCGTGGAAGTGCGGGCAGGCGAGAACCTGATTCTCGTCAAGGGCGCGATTCCCGGCGCGAACGGTGGCCTCGTGGTCCTGCGTCAGGCGGCCAAGGGAGGCAAGTGAGATGGCCCAGATTAACGTGATCGGGCAAAATGGGGGCCGCACCATCGAACTGCCCCTGCCCGAAGTGAGCAGCGGCGTGCTGCACGAGGTGGTGACCTGGCAGCTCGCCAGCCGTCGCCGCGGCACCGCCAGCACCAAGACCCGCGCCCAGGTGAACAAGTCGGGCCGGAAGATGTACTCGCAAAAGGGTACCGGGAACGCCCGTCACGGCGACCGCTCGGTCCCGACCTTCGTGGGCGGCGGCGTGGCCTTTGGTCCCAAGCCCCGTTCCTACGACTACACCCTGCCCCGGCAGGTGCGTCAGCTCGGCCTGGCGATGGCGATTGCCAGCCGTCAGGAAGCCGGCAAGCTCGTGGCGGTCGACGGCTTTGGCCTGAGCGACGCCAAGACGAAGAGCTTCGTCGCGTGGGCCAAGGAAAACGGCATGGACGGCTCCGACAAGGTGCTGCTCGTGACCGACGACGAGGGTGTTCGCCGCGCTGCGCGCAACGTGAGCTGGATCAGCGTGCTGCCGGTGGCGGGCGTCAATGCCTACGACATCCTGCGTCATGACCGCCTGGTGATTGACGCGGCGGCCCTGGAGATCGTGGAAGAAGAGGGCGAGGACAGCGCCGGGGAGGACGGGCAGTGAGCTACTACGACATCCTTCACGCGCCGGTGATCAGCGAGAAGGCGTACGCGGGCATGGAGCGCGGCGTGTACTCGTTCTGGGTGAGCCCCAAGGCCACCAAGACTGAAATCAAGAGCGCCATTCAGCAGGCGTTCGGGGTGACAGTCGTGGGCATCAGCACCATGAACGTTCCGGGCAAGCGCAAGCGCGTGGGCCGCTTTATCGGGCAGCGCAACGACCGCAAGAAGGCCATCGTGCGTCTCGCCGAAGGTCAGAGCATCGAGGCCCTGGCGGGCCAGGCCTAAGGAGAGACAGCATGGCCGTCAAGAAATACCGTCCCTATACTCCGTCGCGCCGTCAGATGACGACCGCGGACTTCAGTGGACTGACCAAGAAGCGCCCCGAGAAGGCGCTCACCGAGGCGCTGCCCAAGTCGGGCGGACGCAACAACCGGGGCCGCATTACCAGCCGCTTCATCGGCGGCGGTCACAAGCGCCTCTACCGCATCATCGACTTCAAGCGCCGCGACAAGGCGGGCGTGACGGCGAAGGTCGCCGCGATCGAGTACGACCCCAACCGCAGCGCGCGCATCGCCCTGCTGCACTACGCCGACGGCGAGAAGCGCTACGTGCTCGCGCCCGAAGGCCTGAACGTGGGCGCGACCGTGAGCGCGGGCCCCGAGGCTGAGCCTAAGCTCGGCAACGCACTGCCGCTGCGCTTTGTGCCGGTCGGGGCCGTGGTGCACGCCCTCGAACTCGTTCCTGGCAAGGGCGCCCAGCTCGCCCGCAGCGCCGGCACGAGCGTGCAGGTCCAGGGCAAGGAAAGCGACTACGTGATCGTGCGCCTGCCCTCGGGTGAGCTGCGCCGCATTCACTCCGAGTGCTACGCCACCATCGGTGCGGTCGGCAATGCGGAGCACAAGAACGTCGTGCTCGGTAAGGCTGGACGCAGCCGCTGGCTCGGGCGCAAGCCGCATCAGCGCGGCAGCGCGATGAACCCGGTTGACCACCCGCACGGCGGTGGTGAAGGTCGCACCGGTGCAGGCCGCGTCCCCGTCACGCCCTGGGGTCAGCCGACCAAAGGCCTGAAGACCCGCAAGAAGCGCAAGATCTCCGACCGCTTCATCGTCACCCGCCGCAAGTAAGGAGGCCCTGAGTTATGCCCCGTAGCCTGAAGAAAGGCCCATTCGTGGATGACCACCTCCTGAAAAAGGTGGACACCCAGAACGACCGCAAAGACAAGCGTGTGATCAAGACCTGGTCGCGCCGCAGCACCATCGTCCCCGAGATGATCGGCCACACCATCGCCGTCTATAACGGCAAGCAGCACGTTCCGGTGTTCGTGAACGAGCAGATGATCGGCCACAAGCTCGGCGAGTTCTCGCCCACCCGCACCTACCGTGGGCACGGCGCGGACAAGAACGCCAAGGGGAGCAAGAAGAAATGACCGCTCCTGAGACCCCCACCTACCGCAACAAGAAGCAGCGCAAGCAGCAGCTCAAGCTGCGCAAGCCCGGTTTCGCGGTCGCCAAGTACGTGCGCATGAGCCCGCGCAAGGTGCGCTTGGTCGTCGACGTGATTCGCGGCAAGACCGTGCGCGACGCCGAGGACCTGCTGCGCTTCATCCCGCGCGCCGCGAGCGAGCCGATCGCCAAGGTGCTGAACTCGGCCAAGCACAACGCACTGCACAACGACGAGATGCTCGAAGACCGCCTCTACGTCAAGGAAGCCTACGTGGACGCCGGCCCGACGCTCAAGCGCCTGATTCCCCGCGCGCGCGGCAGCGCCAACATCCTGAAGAAGCGCACCAGCCACATCACCATCATCGTCGCCGAGAAGGGAGCCAAATAATGGGCAACAAGATCAACCCGAACGGCTTCCGCCTGGGCATCACGAAAGGCTGGAACAGCCGCTGGTACGCCGGTAAGAAGCAGTACGCCGGCCTCGTGAAAGAAGACGAGATGATTCGTCAACTCGTGGCCCGTGAACTCTCTGCCGCCGGCATCGCCCGCATCGAGATCGAGCGTGCAGGCCAGCAGGTCAACGTGATCATCTCCGCCGCCAAGCCCGGCGTCGTGATCGGTAAGGGCGGCGAGAGCATCAAGCGGCTGCGCGGCGACATCGAGCGTCTGGTGTCGGCCGGTACGGTGGCTGTGAACGTCGCTGAGATCCCCAACCCCAACATCAGCGCGCCCCTCGTGGCCCTGCGCATCGCCGAGCAGATTGAGCGCCGCTTTGCGTTCCGCCGCGCGATGAAACAGGCCGCGCAGCGCGTGATGGAGTCGGGTGCGCGCGGCGTCAAGGTGATTCTCTCGGGTCGTCTCGGCGGCGCCGAGCAGGCCCGCACCGAAAAAGTGCTCGAAGGCCGCGTGCCGCTGCACACCCTGCGCGCCGATATCGACTACGGCACTGCTCTCGCCCGCACCACCTACGGCATCCTGGGCGTCAAAGTGCTCGTGTTCAACGGTGAAGTGATCGGAGGCAAGACCGAGACCTTCGCCCGTCCCCAGCGCGCAGGCCGCGACGAGCGCCGTGAAGGTGGGGATCGCCCCGCCCGCCGCCGCCCGACCGCACGTCGCCGCACCGGAGGTGAATGATGCTTCTTCCGAAGCGCACCAAGTTCCGTAAGCAGTTCCGTGGCCGTATGACCGGCGACGCCAAGGGCGGCGACTACGTGGCCTTCGGCGACTACGGCCTGATCGCCATGGAACCCGCCTGGATCAAGAGCAACCAGATCGAGGCGTGCCGTATCGTGATGAGCCGTCACTTCCGCCGCGGCGGTAAAATCTACATCCGCATCTTCCCCGACAAGCCTGTGACCAAGAAGCCCGCCGAAACCCGAATGGGGAAAGGCAAGGGTGCCGTGGAGTACTGGGTCAGCGTCGTGAAGCCGGGCCGCGTGATGTTTGAGGTGGCCGGCGTGACCGAGGAGCAGGCGAAAGAAGCCTTCCGCCTCGCCGGTCACAAGCTCCCCATCCAGACCAAGATGGTGAAGCGTGAGGTCTACGATGAAGCCCAGTGAAATGCGTAACCTGAATGCGGAAGATTTCGCCAAGGAAATCGACAGTCGCAAGAGAGAACTGATGGAGCTGCGCTTCCAGGCGGCGGCGGGCCAACTCGCCCAGCCCCACCGCGTGCGGCAGCTCCGCCGTGAAGTGGCCCAGCTCAATACGGTGAAGAGTGAGCAGGCCCGCAAAGGGGAGCAGCAATGAAAAAGACCTTTACGGGCATCGTCGTGAGCGACAAGGCCGACAAGACCGTGAGCGTCAAGGTGGAGCGCAAGTTCGCCCACCCGCTCTACGGTAAGGTCGTGACCCGCAGCCACAAGTACGCGGCCCACGACGAGAACAATGAATTTAGAATCGGTGACCGCGTCGAGATCGTCGCGGTGCGGCCGATCAGCAAGACAAAGACCTGGAAGGTCGCCAAGCTGATCGAGCGCCCGCGCGGCATCGAAACCACGCTCGCCGAGACCGAAGTCGCCGGGGGTGAAGCATGATCATGCCTCAGAGCCGCCTCGACGTGGCGGACAACAGCGGCGCGCGCGAGATCATGTGCATTCGCGTGCTGAACAGTGGCATCGGCGGCAAGGGCCTGACGAGCGGCGGCGGCGGCAACAAGCGCTACGCCCACGTCGGTGACATCATCGTGGCCTCGGTGAAAGACGCGGCTCCCCGCGGCGCCGTCAAGGCGGGCGACGTGGTCAAGGCCGTGGTCGTGCGGACCAGCCACGCCATCAAGCGTGCCGACGGCAGCACCATTCGCTTTGACCGCAATGCCGCGGTCATCATCAACAACCAGGGCGAGCCGCGCGGCACCCGCGTCTTCGGGCCGGTCGCCCGTGAACTGCGTGACCGCCGCTTCATGAAGATCGTCTCGCTCGCTCCGGAGGTGCTGTAATGCCTCGCCCCAGCGCCGGATCGCATCACAACAACAAGCTGCACTTCAAGAAGGGTGACACCGTTGTGGTGCTGAGCGGCAAGCACCGCGGCCAGACCGGCAAGGTGCTGCTCGCGCTTCCCCGCGACCAGAAGGTCGTGGTGGAAGGCGTCAACCTGATCACCAAGAACGTCAAGCCCAGCGCCGCCAACCCGCAGGGCGGCCAGGAGCAGCGTGAACTTGCCCTGCACGCCAGCAAAGTGGCCCTGGTCGATCCTGAGACCG
The sequence above is a segment of the Deinococcus reticulitermitis genome. Coding sequences within it:
- the rpsJ gene encoding 30S ribosomal protein S10 gives rise to the protein MVAPKIRIKLRGFDHKALDQSASKIVDTVRRTGADVSGPVPLPTRIRRFCVLRSPFIDKDSREHFEIRTHNRLVDIMNPTKKTIDSLMTLDLPTGVDIEIKTVGGRA
- the rplC gene encoding 50S ribosomal protein L3, which translates into the protein MKGILGTKIGMTQIWKDDRAVPVTVVLAGPCPIVQRKTAQTDGYEAVQIGYAPKAEKRVNKPMQGHFAKAGVGPMRILREFRGFTPEGDTVTAEIFAAGEKIDATGTSKGKGFQGVMKRWNFAGGPASHGSKKWHRRPGSIGQRKTPGRVYKGKKMAGHMGMERVTVQNLEVVEVRAGENLILVKGAIPGANGGLVVLRQAAKGGK
- the rplD gene encoding 50S ribosomal protein L4 yields the protein MAQINVIGQNGGRTIELPLPEVSSGVLHEVVTWQLASRRRGTASTKTRAQVNKSGRKMYSQKGTGNARHGDRSVPTFVGGGVAFGPKPRSYDYTLPRQVRQLGLAMAIASRQEAGKLVAVDGFGLSDAKTKSFVAWAKENGMDGSDKVLLVTDDEGVRRAARNVSWISVLPVAGVNAYDILRHDRLVIDAAALEIVEEEGEDSAGEDGQ
- a CDS encoding 50S ribosomal protein L23; amino-acid sequence: MSYYDILHAPVISEKAYAGMERGVYSFWVSPKATKTEIKSAIQQAFGVTVVGISTMNVPGKRKRVGRFIGQRNDRKKAIVRLAEGQSIEALAGQA
- the rplB gene encoding 50S ribosomal protein L2; translation: MAVKKYRPYTPSRRQMTTADFSGLTKKRPEKALTEALPKSGGRNNRGRITSRFIGGGHKRLYRIIDFKRRDKAGVTAKVAAIEYDPNRSARIALLHYADGEKRYVLAPEGLNVGATVSAGPEAEPKLGNALPLRFVPVGAVVHALELVPGKGAQLARSAGTSVQVQGKESDYVIVRLPSGELRRIHSECYATIGAVGNAEHKNVVLGKAGRSRWLGRKPHQRGSAMNPVDHPHGGGEGRTGAGRVPVTPWGQPTKGLKTRKKRKISDRFIVTRRK
- the rpsS gene encoding 30S ribosomal protein S19, which encodes MPRSLKKGPFVDDHLLKKVDTQNDRKDKRVIKTWSRRSTIVPEMIGHTIAVYNGKQHVPVFVNEQMIGHKLGEFSPTRTYRGHGADKNAKGSKKK
- the rplV gene encoding 50S ribosomal protein L22 — its product is MTAPETPTYRNKKQRKQQLKLRKPGFAVAKYVRMSPRKVRLVVDVIRGKTVRDAEDLLRFIPRAASEPIAKVLNSAKHNALHNDEMLEDRLYVKEAYVDAGPTLKRLIPRARGSANILKKRTSHITIIVAEKGAK
- the rpsC gene encoding 30S ribosomal protein S3, with translation MGNKINPNGFRLGITKGWNSRWYAGKKQYAGLVKEDEMIRQLVARELSAAGIARIEIERAGQQVNVIISAAKPGVVIGKGGESIKRLRGDIERLVSAGTVAVNVAEIPNPNISAPLVALRIAEQIERRFAFRRAMKQAAQRVMESGARGVKVILSGRLGGAEQARTEKVLEGRVPLHTLRADIDYGTALARTTYGILGVKVLVFNGEVIGGKTETFARPQRAGRDERREGGDRPARRRPTARRRTGGE
- the rplP gene encoding 50S ribosomal protein L16, with amino-acid sequence MLLPKRTKFRKQFRGRMTGDAKGGDYVAFGDYGLIAMEPAWIKSNQIEACRIVMSRHFRRGGKIYIRIFPDKPVTKKPAETRMGKGKGAVEYWVSVVKPGRVMFEVAGVTEEQAKEAFRLAGHKLPIQTKMVKREVYDEAQ
- the rpmC gene encoding 50S ribosomal protein L29, with product MKPSEMRNLNAEDFAKEIDSRKRELMELRFQAAAGQLAQPHRVRQLRREVAQLNTVKSEQARKGEQQ
- the rpsQ gene encoding 30S ribosomal protein S17 — encoded protein: MKKTFTGIVVSDKADKTVSVKVERKFAHPLYGKVVTRSHKYAAHDENNEFRIGDRVEIVAVRPISKTKTWKVAKLIERPRGIETTLAETEVAGGEA
- the rplN gene encoding 50S ribosomal protein L14, whose amino-acid sequence is MIMPQSRLDVADNSGAREIMCIRVLNSGIGGKGLTSGGGGNKRYAHVGDIIVASVKDAAPRGAVKAGDVVKAVVVRTSHAIKRADGSTIRFDRNAAVIINNQGEPRGTRVFGPVARELRDRRFMKIVSLAPEVL
- the rplX gene encoding 50S ribosomal protein L24; amino-acid sequence: MPRPSAGSHHNNKLHFKKGDTVVVLSGKHRGQTGKVLLALPRDQKVVVEGVNLITKNVKPSAANPQGGQEQRELALHASKVALVDPETGKATRVRKTIVDGKKVRVAVASGKTID